A single region of the Raphanus sativus cultivar WK10039 chromosome 1, ASM80110v3, whole genome shotgun sequence genome encodes:
- the LOC130508252 gene encoding beta-glucuronosyltransferase GlcAT14B-like, with amino-acid sequence MRKLYRKLVSFRDPFTRAKRHVSSSSSSHSGFRSFSDRRWMFPFLATLFISITLLTLSISGGFHSEEEEEHPLPSDVVSESNKDYFVESSFTKPNVNNNPEDLPRLAYLISGTKGDSHRMMRTLQAVYHPRNQYVLHLDLEAPPKERMELAMSVRSDPVFSRMQNVRVMSQSNLVTYKGPTMIACTLQAVAILLRESLHWDWFLNLSASDYPLVTQDDLLYVFSNMSRSVNFIENMQLTGWKLNQRAKSIIVDPGLYLSKKSDLAWTTQRRSLPTSFKLFTGSAWIMLTRSFLEYCIWGWDNFPRTILMYYTNFVSSPEGYFHTVICNSKEFVNTAIGHDLHYIAWDNPPKQHPVSLSLKDFDNMVKSKAPFARKFHKNDPVLDKIDRELLGRTHRFSPGGWCVGRSDNGSDPCSVQGDDSVLRPGPGAVRLQELVQTLSSEEYRSKQCS; translated from the exons ATGAGAAAactgtataggaagctggttTCATTCAGAGACCCATTTACAAGAGCCAAGAGACACGTgagctcatcatcatcatcacattcAGGGTTTAGGTCTTTCAGCGACAGAAGATGGATGTTCCCTTTCCTAGCGACCTTGTTCATCTCCATCACTCTCCTCACCCTCTCCATCTCCGGCGGCTTTcactcagaagaagaagaagaacatccTTTACCATCAGACGTTGTTTCAGAGTCTAACAAAGACTACTTTGTAGAATCTAGTTTCACAAAACCAAATGTTAATAACAATCCAGAAGACCTTCCTAGGCTAGCTTACCTGATCTCGGGGACGAAAGGAGATAGTCACAGGATGATGAGAACCTTGCAAGCCGTGTACCATCCTAGAAACCAGTACGTTCTTCACTTGGACCTCGAGGCTCCACCTAAAGAGCGGATGGAGCTGGCGATGTCTGTGAGGAGCGATCCCGTTTTCAGTCGGATGCAGAATGTGAGGGTGATGTCTCAGTCTAATCTTGTTACTTATAAAGGTCCTACGATGATTGCTTGTACTCTCCAAGCCGTTGCGATTTTGCTGAGAGAGAGCTTGCATTGGGATTGGTTTCTTAATCTTAGTGCCTCGGATTATCCTCTCGTAACACAAGATG ATTTGTTGTATGTCTTCTCAAACATGTCGAGGAGTGTCAATTTCATTGAGAATATGCAGCTCACTGGTTGGAAACT GAATCAGAGGGCTAAGTCAATCATAGTTGACCCTGGCCTGTACCTATCAAAGAAATCTGACCTAGCTTGGACTACTCAGCGACGATCACTTCCTACTTCTTTCAAGCTATTCACCG GCTCAGCTTGGATAATGCTGACACGGTCTTTCCTCGAGTACTGCATCTGGGGATGGGACAACTTCCCGAGGACGATACTAATGTACTACACCAACTTCGTGTCATCTCCCGAAGGTTACTTCCACACGGTGATCTGCAACAGCAAAGAGTTCGTCAACACCGCGATAGGACACGACCTTCACTACATTGCTTGGGACAATCCTCCCAAGCAGCACCCTGTCTCTCTCTCGCTGAAAGATTTTGACAACATGGTCAAGAGCAAGGCTCCGTTCGCGCGTAAGTTCCACAAGAACGATCCCGTGCTGGACAAGATCGATAGAGAGTTGCTGGGACGGACGCACAGGTTCTCGCCGGGAGGGTGGTGTGTAGGGAGGTCGGATAATGGGAGTGATCCGTGCTCTGTGCAAGGGGATGACTCGGTTTTGAGACCAGGACCTGGTGCTGTGAGGTTGCAGGAGCTTGTTCAGACGTTGTCTTCTGAGGAGTATAGGAGTAAACAATGTTCATGA
- the LOC130508239 gene encoding uncharacterized protein LOC130508239, whose product MVGFPAKQAKPVEEEEEVELPIDQDSKVKDALDFPCIDSYLDFDSCNWLGNNPNIDEFGVKDTDFDFFEDEMEAIGQGGEEVQNTVLSEAEPKLCDDVAAEQAVEELGSAVSDNSKPMEDVSASVDCPNMKLDEPELKKTDVCLALGLEKVSLTTGDDEKGKSISIIAESESEEASSSSSSSSSSGSSSSEDEEEEEESDEEDSEEEEDEMVIVKEDGVAGELEEGEIESADEVEEDEDEDSDDDDDDDEVNEMIAWSNDEDDDLGLQTKDPIRSKNELKELPPVPAVDVSLEPHHITLPVGVVLSVMGAQVIVEGMEQHSPLTEGSILWITEKRTPLGLVDEIFGPVKCPYYIVRFNSESEVPEGVSQGTPVSFVADFAQHILNIKELQKKGYDASGDNDEEIPDELEFSDDEKEAEYRRMQKMEKRGMMMNDQKNGNGRNKKKKNREHGRPENQGSSSLSSNRCDPQMGGGPVSNHQARPPQMDGGFPQNNGAWRPPQSNQQNPYQLPPMRPPNQMGMPNLGPMQQMPLMGMQNQNQMMFPPPQFNGGMNFFPGQGSAPWPALQNCFNQQAFGGMGRGIQHPQLPNDLSFNMFAASQGFPMQRPQFQMQPQFQSRPPNPMNPPFQMLNNNRPPSPMNPQFQMQPQSEIRPPSQVQQHSPTNPESPVQQQEQSQGFSNGQSSERGRGHRGGRGRGRGRGRGGRFGRGRGRGRQ is encoded by the exons ATGGTTGGTTTTCCAGCTAAACAAGCTAAACccgttgaagaagaagaagaagtagagcTACCAATCGATCAAGACTCCAAGGTCAAGGACGCTCTTGATTTCCCTTGCATCGATTCCTATCTCGACTTCGATTCCTGCAACTGGCTCGGGAACAATCCCAACATCGACGAGTTTGGCGTTAAAGATACGGACTTTGACTTTTTCGAGGACGAGATGGAGGCGATCGGACAAGGAGGTGAGGAGGTTCAGAACACGGTTCTGTCTGAGGCAGAGCCCAAGCTTTGTGATGACGTGGCGGCTGAACAAGCTGTGGAAGAGTTAGGTAGTGCTGTTTCTGACAACTCTAAGCCAATGGAAGATGTGTCTGCGTCTGTTGATTGTCCCAACATGAAGTTGGATGAGCCAGAGTTGAAGAAAACGGATGTGTGTTTGGCTTTAGGGTTGGAGAAGGTTAGTTTGACCACGGGTGATGATGAGAAGGGGAAAAGTATCAGTATTATTGCTGAGTCTGAGAGCGAAGAAGCCTcgagctcttcttcttcatcgagCTCCAGTGGTAGTTCCAGcagtgaagatgaagaagaagaagaagagagtgatGAGGAGGAtagtgaagaagaggaagatgagaTGGTCATTGTGAAAGAGGATGGTGTGGCAGGAGAGCTTGAAGAGGGTGAGATAGAGAGTGCAGATGAGGttgaagaagacgaagatgaagatagtgatgatgacgatgacgaTGATGAAGTGAATGAGATGATTGCTTGGAGCAACGACGAGGATGATGACCTAGGTTTGCAAACAAAAGACCCTATAAGGTCAAAGAATGAGCTCAAG GAGCTTCCTCCAGTTCCAGCTGTGGATGTGTCTCTGGAACCTCATCACATCACGCTTCCTGTTGGAGTTGTTCTTTCG GTGATGGGCGCACAAGTCATAGTGGAGGGAATGGAGCAGCACAGTCCTTTGACAGAAGGCTCTATCCTATGGATAACGGAAAAAAGAACGCCGTTGGGACTTGTGGATGAGATCTTTGGACCTGTGAAGTGCCCTTACTATATCGTGAGGTTCAACTCAGAGAGCGAAGTGCCAGAGGGTGTTAGTCAAGGCACACCCGTCTCGTTCGTCGCTGATTTCGCTCAGCACATTCTCAACATCAAGGAGCTGCAGAAGAAAGGCTACGATGCATCTGGAGATAACGACGAGGAGATACCAGACGAGCTCGAGTTCTCAGATGATGAGAAAGAAGCTGAGTACAGAAGGATGcagaagatggagaagagagGGATGATGATGAATGACCAAAAGAACGGTAACggaagaaacaagaagaagaagaacagagagCACGGAAGGCCTGAGAACCAGGGGTCTAGTTCTCTATCCTCAAACCGTTGTGATCCTCAGATGGGTGGTGGTCCGGTTTCGAATCATCAGGCAAGGCCTCCTCAGATGGACGGTGGTTTTCCTCAAAACAATGGAGCATGGAGACCACCCCAGAGTAATCAGCAGAACCCATACCAGCTTCCTCCTATGCGTCCTCCTAATCAGATGGGAATGCCCAATCTAGGTCCAATGCAGCAGATGCCTTTGATGGGAATGCAAAATCAGAATCAAATGATGTTCCCACCACCGCAGTTCAATGGTGGCATGAACTTTTTTCCAGGACAGGGTTCAGCGCCATGGCCTGCGTTACAGAACTGTTTCAACCAACAAGCGTTTGGTGGGATGGGTCGGGGTATTCAGCATCCACAGTTACCTAATGATCTGAGTTTTAACATGTTTGCTGCTTCTCAAGGTTTTCCAATGCAGCGGCCTCAGTTCCAAATGCAACCGCAGTTCCAATCTCGCCCACCCAACCCAATGAACCCGCCATTCCAAATGCTGAACAACAACAGGCCACCGTCTCCAATGAACCCGCAGTTCCAGATGCAGCCACAGTCTGAGATACGTCCACCATCCCAAGTCCAGCAGCACTCACCAACTAACCCGGAGTCCCCAGTGCAACAACAAGAACAGTCTCAAGGGTTTAGCAACGGGCAGTCTTCTGAACGGGGAAGAGGCCACCGTGGTGGTCGTGGCAGGGGTAGAGGTAGGGGTCGTGGTGGTAGGTTTGGTCGTGGACGAGGTCGTGGTCGGCAATAG
- the LOC108861222 gene encoding secretory carrier-associated membrane protein 2-like: protein MARQDPNPFADEEINPFANNTSVPPASNSHLKPLPPEPHDRGDTVDISLGSTQDLRAKEIELQAKENELKRKEQELKRREDAIARSGVVIEEKNWPEFFPLIHHDISNEIPIHLQKIQYVAFASLLGLIACLLWNIVAVTVAWINGGGPTIWLMSIIYFISGVPGAYVLWYRPLYRATRTDSALKFGTFFLFYMFHIAFCGFAAVAPPVVFRGKSLTGFLPALEFLTSNVVVGILYFIGAGFFCIETLLNIWVIQQVYAYFRGSGKAAQMKREATNSALMRAL, encoded by the exons ATGGCACGACAGGATCCTAATCCATTTGCCGATGAAGAGATCAACCCTTTTGCG AACAATACAAGTGTTCCTCCTGCAAGCAACTCCCATCTCAAGCCGCTTCCACCTGAACCTCATGATCGTGGTGACACAGTTGATATCTCTTTGGGTTCCACCCAG GATCTTCGAGCTAAAGAGATAGAACTTCAGGCTAAGGAGAATGAACTGAAACGGAAAGAGCAG GAGCttaaaagaagagaagatgcaATAGCACGAA GTGGAGTTGTCATTGAGGAGAAGAACTGGCCAGAGTTTTTTCCTCTAATTCATCATGACATTTCTAACGAGATTCCTATTCACTTACAGAAGATACAATATGTCGCATTCGCCTCATTATTAG GGTTGATAGCATGCCTCTTGTGGAATATTGTGGCAGTAACTGTAGCTTGGATCAACGGAGGAG GTCCCACTATATGGCTTATGTCAATCATCTACTTCATTTCTGGTGTCCCTGGGGCTTACGTCTTATGGTATCGTCCTCTTTACCGCGCTACCAG AACTGATAGTGCCCTGAAGTTTGGaacttttttcttgttttacatG TTTCACATTGCGTTCTGCGGCTTTGCTGCAGTTGCTCCACCAGTCGTCTTTCGAGGAAAGTCTCTCAC AGGTTTCTTGCCAGCACTTGAGTTTCTAACCAGTAATGTTGTGGTTGGG ATATTGTATTTCATTGGGGCGGGGTTCTTCTGCATCGAAACACTTCTCAACATTTGGGTGATTCAGCAAGTATATGCATACTTCCGCGGGAGCGGCAAAGCTGCACAGATGAAGCGTGAAGCTACAAACTCGGCGTTGATGCGTGCACTATAG
- the LOC130508241 gene encoding pentatricopeptide repeat-containing protein At1g03560, mitochondrial-like, producing the protein MRRLSRKPFSVTAPNRPRSSSKCFRLHKDDTFLSSEGSKGSPLPSVRWLFSGGGTTSSLPPPEWIEPFNDVSDLVKSSRSLKPSPWVSQILNLLDGSESMESNLDAFCRKFLIKLSPSFVSFVLRSDEVVRERGQQHVVAWRFFNWAGKQKKYAHTLECYVSLVDVLAMEKDVDRIRSLCGELRKMEFALSVCSANELIKSFGKLGMVEELLWVWRKMKENGIEPTLYTYNFLMNGLVSSMFVDSAERVFEVMESGRIKPDVVTYNTMIKGYFKAGRTQRAVEKVRDMETRGLEADKITYMTVIQACYADSDFSSCVALYQEMDEKGLEVPSHAYSLVIGGLCKEGKLNEGYAVFESMIRKGVKPNVAIYTVLIDGYVKFGSVEDALRLLERMMREGFEPDVVTYSVVVNGLCKNGRVEEALGYFEACRFKGLAINSMFYSSLIDGLGKAGRVDEAERLFEEMSEKGCTRDSYCYNALIDAFTKCGKVEEALALFKRMEEEEGCDQTVYTYTILISGMFKERRNEEALKLWEMMIDKGITPTAACFRALSTGLCLSGKVGRACKILDELAPMGVILDAACEDMINTLCKAGRIKEACKLADGITERGREVPGRIRTVMINALRKVGKSDLAMKLMHSKIGIGYERMGSIKRRVKFRTLLDSFDHHDF; encoded by the coding sequence ATGCGAAGACTTTCCCGGAAACCCTTTTCCGTCACTGCTCCGAATCGTCCGCGTAGCTCTTCAAAATGCTTCCGTCTGCACAAAGACGACACCTTTTTATCGTCGGAAGGTTCAAAAGGCTCGCCTTTACCAAGTGTTCGGTGGCTGTTCAGTGGTGGTGGCACCACCAGTTCGCTTCCTCCACCGGAGTGGATAGAGCCCTTCAACGACGTCTCCGATCTCGTGAAATCGTCTCGTAGCCTCAAGCCGTCTCCCTGGGTGAGTCAAATTCTCAACCTTTTAGATGGTTCGGAGTCGATGGAGTCAAACCTCGACGCTTTCTGCCGTAAGTTCCTCATCAAGCTATCTCCGAGTTTCGTCTCTTTCGTGTTGAGATCCGACGAGGTTGTTCGCGAGAGAGGACAGCAGCACGTTGTCGCTTGGCGGTTCTTTAATTGGGCTGGTAAGCAGAAGAAGTACGCGCATACGCTCGAGTGTTACGTCTCATTGGTTGATGTTTTGGCTATGGAGAAAGATGTGGATAGGATTAGGTCTCTCTGTGGAGAGTTGAGGAAGATGGAGTTTGCTTTGAGTGTTTGTTCTGCGAATGAGCTGATCAAGAGCTTTGGGAAGCTTGGTATGGTGGAGGAGTTGCTGTGGGTGTGGCGCAAGATGAAGGAGAATGGGATAGAGCCCACTTTGTATACTTACAACTTCTTGATGAACGGATTGGTCAGCTCGATGTTTGTTGACTCCGCAGAGCGTGTTTTCGAGGTTATGGAGAGTGGGAGGATCAAGCCAGACGTGGTGACGTATAACACGATGATTAAAGGTTATTTCAAAGCGGGGAGGACGCAGAGAGCTGTGGAGAAGGTTAGGGATATGGAGACGAGAGGTCTCGAGGCTGATAAGATTACTTACATGACTGTGATCCAGGCGTGTTATGCTGACAGTGACTTCAGCTCTTGTGTGGCTTTGTATCAAGAGATGGATGAGAAGGGGCTTGAGGTTCCGTCTCATGCGTATAGTTTAGTGATCGGAGGGCTTTGCAAGGAAGGGAAGTTGAACGAAGGGTACGCTGTTTTCGAGAGTATGATCCGTAAAGGTGTTAAACCGAACGTGGCTATATACACTGTTTTGATTGATGGTTATGTGAAGTTCGGAAGCGTTGAAGACGCGTTGAGGCTTTTAGAGAGGATGATGAGAGAAGGGTTTGAGCCTGATGTGGTGACTTATTCGGTTGTCGTGAACGGTTTGTGCAAAAACGGGAGAGTGGAAGAGGCGTTGGGGTATTTCGAGGCTTGCCGGTTCAAAGGGTTGGCTATCAACTCGATGTTTTACTCTAGTCTTATAGACGGGTTAGGAAAAGCGGGTCGAGTAGATGAAGCTGAGAGGCTTTTCGAAGAGATGTCTGAGAAGGGATGCACTAGAGACTCGTACTGTTACAATGCCTTGATAGATGCGTTCACAAAGTGTGGGAAGGTTGAGGAAGCGTTGGCGTTGTTTAAGAggatggaggaagaagaaggctGTGATCAAACGGTTTATACGTACACTATACTCATATCAGGAATGTTTAAAGAGCGTAGAAACGAAGAGGCGTTGAAGCTCTGGGAGATGATGATAGACAAGGGTATTACACCGACCGCAGCTTGCTTCAGGGCTTTGTCGACTGGACTTTGTTTGTCGGGGAAAGTGGGGAGAGCATGTAAGATACTGGATGAGTTAGCTCCGATGGGTGTGATTCTTGATGCAGCGTGTGAAGATATGATTAACACGTTGTGTAAAGCTGGTAGGATCAAGGAAGCTTGTAAGTTAGCTGATGGGATCACTGAGAGAGGGAGAGAAGTGCCTGGGAGGATCCGTACTGTTATGATAAATGCTTTGAGGAAAGTTGGGAAGTCTGATTTGGCTATGAAGCTGATGCACAGCAAGATTGGGATTGGGTATGAGAGGATGGGTAGTATTAAGAGGCGTGTCAAGTTTAGAACTTTACTTGATAGCTTTGATCATCATGACTTTTAA
- the LOC108841317 gene encoding probable protein phosphatase 2C 1 encodes MGGCLSKSNEEPMYRPCLGMGCCGSKMGRRTSSGRIVSLNNLVSIPNRITSNGKSKSSCIFTQQGRKGVNQDSMIVWEDFMSKDVTFCGVFDGHGPHGHLVSRKVRESLPVRLLSFVNSIQSKQNVSNKSDSQEADKKEEEEASEEEDKLKLLWEEAFLKAFSAMDKELRSHPNVECFCSGSTAVTIIKQGSNLFMGNIGDSRAILGSKDSDDSMVATQLTVDLKPDLPREAERIKQCKGRVFALEDEPEVPRVWLPYDNAPGLAMARAFGDFCLKDYGVISVPEFSHRVLTDRDQFIVLASDGVWDVLSNEEVVEVVASAPSRASAARLVVDSAAREWKLKYPTSKMDDCAVVCLFLDGKMDSDSSDYEEQGYYSSATNAVEESEESQVNAAEPCLQRNVTVRASTENSSFGNVNAEAINDVAEKEKTKEGEQNWSGLEGVTRVNSLVQLPRFSGENPKT; translated from the exons ATGGGAGGTTGTTTGTCAAAGAGCAATGAAGAGCCTATGTATCGCCCCTGCCTCGGGATGGGATGTTGCGGGAgcaaaatggggaggaggacgTCTTCAGGCCGCATCGTTTCGCTTAACAACTTGGTCTCTATTCCTAACCGGATCACCAGCAACGGAAAGAGCAAGAGTTCTTGCATTTTCACTCAGCAGGGACGCAAGGGAGTTAATCAGGACTCAATGATCGTGTGGGAA GATTTCATGTCTAAAGATGTGACATTCTGCGGTGTTTTTGACGGACACGGTCCTCATGGTCATCTTGTTTCTCGTAAAGTGAGAGAATCTTTGCCTGTGAGGTTACTGTCTTTCGTGAATTCGATTCAGTCGAAGCAAAACGTTTCAAACAAATCAGATAGCCAAGAAGCTGacaagaaagaggaagaagaagctagtgaggaGGAGGATAAGTTGAAGCTCTTATGGGAAGAGGCTTTCTTGAAAGCTTTCAGTGCTATGGATAAGGAACTGCGTTCCCATCCTAATGTGGAATGCTTCTGCAGCGGCAGCACTGCTGTTACAATCATTAAACAG GGGTCAAACCTATTCATGGGAAACATTGGGGACTCTCGGGCGATACTTGGATCCAAAGACAGCGATGATTCAATGGTTGCAACTCAGCTAACAGTTGACTTGAAGCCTGACTTAccaa GGGAAGCAGAGAGGATCAAACAGTGTAAAGGTAGAGTGTTTGCGCTGGAAGACGAGCCAGAGGTGCCACGAGTCTGGCTACCATATGATAATGCTCCTGGATTAGCCATGGCTAGGGCGTTTGGTGATTTCTGTCTGAAAGACTACGGTGTGATCTCAGTACCGGAGTTCTCTCACCGTGTTCTCACAGATAGAGACCAGTTCATTGTCTTGGCCTCTGATGGA GTATGGGATGTGCTAAGCAACGAAGAAGTGGTTGAAGTGGTGGCATCAGCACCAAGCCGAGCATCAGCAGCTAGGCTAGTGGTGGATTCAGCTGCACGAGAGTGGAAGCTGAAGTATCCGACTTCGAAAATGGACGACTGCGCAGTAGTGTGTTTGTTTCTAGACGGGAAGATGGACTCAGATTCATCGGACTACGAAGAGCAAGGATACTACTCGTCAGCAACGAACGCAGTAGAAGAATCAGAGGAAAGCCAGGTGAATGCAGCAGAACCGTGTCTTCAGAGAAACGTCACAGTAAGGGCGTCAACAGAGAACAGCAGTTTCGGTAATGTGAATGCAGAAGCGATTAATGATGTTGCAGAGAAGGAGAAAACTAAGGAAGGTGAACAGAACTGGTCCGGACTAGAAGGAGTTACTAGAGTGAACTCACTTGTTCAGCTTCCAAGATTCTCTGGAGAAAATCCCAAGACTTGA